A genomic segment from Vidua macroura isolate BioBank_ID:100142 chromosome Z, ASM2450914v1, whole genome shotgun sequence encodes:
- the SEC11C gene encoding signal peptidase complex catalytic subunit SEC11C isoform X1 codes for MDLFGDLRRMNKRQLYYQVLNFAMIVSSALMIWKGLIVVTGSESPIVVVLSGSMEPAFHRGDLLFLTNFHDDPIRAGEIVVFKVEGRDIPIVHRVIKVHEKGNGNIKFLTKGDNNEVDDRGLYKEGQNWLEKKDVVGRARGFLPYVGMVTIIMNDYPKFKYALLAVMGAYVLLKRES; via the exons aTGGATCTGTTCGGGGACCTGCGGCGCATGAACAAGCGGCAG CTATATTACCAAGTCTTAAATTTTGCTATGATTGTGTCTTCTGCCCTAATGATCTGGAAAGGGCTGATCGTGGTGACTGGCAGTGAGAGCCCCATTGTTGTGGTGCTCAG TGGCAGCATGGAGCCAGCTTTTCACAGGGGAGACCTGCTGTTCCTAACAAATTTCCATGATGACCCAATCAGAGCTGGTGAAATAGTTGTTTTTAAAGTTGAAGGCAGAGACATTCCAATAGTGCACAGAGTTATCAAAGTACATGAAAA AGGAAATGGGAACATCAAATTTCTGACTAAAGGGGATAATAACGAAGTTGATGATAGAGGCTTGTACAAAGAAGGTCAGAACTGGTTAGAGAAGAAAGATGTTGTTGGAAGAGCAAGAGG GTTTTTGCCCTATGTAGGAATGGTAACTATAATAATGAATGACTACCCAAAATTTAAG TATGCTCTCCTGGCAGTGATGGGAGCATATGTACTGCTCAAGCGGGAATCCTAA
- the SEC11C gene encoding signal peptidase complex catalytic subunit SEC11C isoform X2, which translates to MIVSSALMIWKGLIVVTGSESPIVVVLSGSMEPAFHRGDLLFLTNFHDDPIRAGEIVVFKVEGRDIPIVHRVIKVHEKGNGNIKFLTKGDNNEVDDRGLYKEGQNWLEKKDVVGRARGFLPYVGMVTIIMNDYPKFKYALLAVMGAYVLLKRES; encoded by the exons ATGATTGTGTCTTCTGCCCTAATGATCTGGAAAGGGCTGATCGTGGTGACTGGCAGTGAGAGCCCCATTGTTGTGGTGCTCAG TGGCAGCATGGAGCCAGCTTTTCACAGGGGAGACCTGCTGTTCCTAACAAATTTCCATGATGACCCAATCAGAGCTGGTGAAATAGTTGTTTTTAAAGTTGAAGGCAGAGACATTCCAATAGTGCACAGAGTTATCAAAGTACATGAAAA AGGAAATGGGAACATCAAATTTCTGACTAAAGGGGATAATAACGAAGTTGATGATAGAGGCTTGTACAAAGAAGGTCAGAACTGGTTAGAGAAGAAAGATGTTGTTGGAAGAGCAAGAGG GTTTTTGCCCTATGTAGGAATGGTAACTATAATAATGAATGACTACCCAAAATTTAAG TATGCTCTCCTGGCAGTGATGGGAGCATATGTACTGCTCAAGCGGGAATCCTAA